From Flavobacteriales bacterium, the proteins below share one genomic window:
- a CDS encoding tetratricopeptide repeat protein has translation MRFTLITIFHILIFQSAYASFDWNSNCKEAYTNTIQLKFDKAQRILDNERKLNTSNSLVYLIENYADYLKIQISEEKNEFDKLKSLKDSRLSKIEEDKSESPWKLYSEAEIHLQWAANRLKFAEYFTAAYEINKAYRILIENDKKYPDFLPNKKSLSMLYSLIGSVPKHYNWILSIIGMEGNLDNGLNLMRNTINEMKNDPSFSSMVEETYFLYAFLKMNLDNNQNDLKSLLKEIENSDYILLNFAASRIATKLGQNDLSISILENRIKGSDYYPFHYLDYLIAVGKQNKLDSDCIKFFEDYIQNFSGMNYKKSALMKISWQYLIEGDEVNFKKYRNKINDVGGLYVGADKEAQDFYNKELIPYKELLKARLYFDGGYYENSLQEMGAINKQLLQQDLQNTLEFHYRKARVYEKLENTFEAIHFYKQTIEKDKGENFYFSAKSALQLGLIYEKKGDKQLASKYFQRCIEMKNHLYEQSLNQKAKAGLERLN, from the coding sequence ATGCGATTTACTTTAATTACCATATTTCATATTCTAATATTCCAATCGGCTTACGCTAGTTTTGACTGGAATTCAAACTGTAAAGAAGCATACACCAACACTATTCAGCTAAAGTTTGATAAAGCACAGCGTATTTTAGATAACGAGCGAAAACTTAACACTAGTAATTCTTTAGTCTATCTTATTGAAAACTATGCTGACTATCTTAAAATTCAGATCAGTGAAGAAAAAAATGAATTTGATAAATTAAAATCTCTGAAAGACAGCCGTTTATCAAAAATTGAAGAGGACAAATCAGAATCTCCTTGGAAATTATATTCTGAAGCAGAAATTCATTTACAATGGGCAGCAAATCGACTCAAGTTTGCAGAATACTTTACGGCAGCTTATGAAATCAACAAAGCCTACCGAATTCTAATAGAAAATGACAAAAAATACCCTGACTTTTTACCCAATAAAAAAAGTCTAAGCATGTTGTATTCTCTCATAGGAAGTGTACCTAAGCATTACAATTGGATTTTGTCCATTATTGGTATGGAAGGGAATTTAGACAACGGTTTAAATCTTATGAGAAATACTATTAATGAAATGAAAAATGATCCATCATTTTCATCTATGGTTGAAGAAACATACTTTTTATACGCTTTTCTAAAAATGAATTTAGACAACAACCAAAATGATTTGAAAAGCCTTTTGAAAGAAATTGAAAACAGCGACTATATTCTTCTAAATTTCGCAGCTAGTCGAATTGCCACAAAGTTAGGTCAGAATGATTTATCCATCAGTATTCTTGAAAACAGAATAAAAGGATCAGACTACTATCCTTTTCATTATTTAGACTATTTAATCGCTGTTGGAAAACAAAATAAACTTGACTCAGACTGTATTAAATTCTTTGAAGACTACATTCAAAATTTTAGTGGTATGAATTATAAAAAATCTGCCTTGATGAAAATAAGTTGGCAGTATTTAATTGAGGGGGATGAAGTCAATTTCAAGAAATATAGAAATAAAATCAATGATGTTGGAGGACTGTATGTTGGGGCTGATAAAGAAGCACAAGATTTTTACAATAAAGAACTGATTCCTTATAAAGAACTGCTTAAAGCAAGGTTGTATTTTGATGGTGGATATTATGAAAACTCATTACAAGAGATGGGTGCCATTAACAAACAGCTATTACAACAAGATTTACAAAACACTTTAGAATTTCACTACCGAAAAGCTAGAGTTTACGAAAAGTTAGAAAATACTTTTGAAGCTATTCATTTTTATAAACAAACAATTGAAAAAGATAAAGGTGAAAACTTCTATTTCTCTGCTAAATCTGCTTTACAGTTGGGTTTAATCTATGAGAAAAAAGGAGATAAACAACTAGCTTCGAAATACTTTCAACGTTGTATTGAAATGAAAAATCATTTGTACGAACAAAGTCTAAATCAAAAAGCAAAAGCTGGACTTGAACGCCTCAACTAA
- a CDS encoding outer membrane protein transport protein, whose amino-acid sequence MTKNILSIFLISAALTVNAQTHQDALFFSESDVIGTARTAAMANAFGALGADISVLSTNPAGLGVYQSYDFAYSLNLSGRDMTSYYKGNKIINSSGNFNLPSVGFVAPLTANKDSDWRRTNLGFAYNTTKVFRSNTIQSAYNSNSSLVDVYLASAMGYMLDDLDPFFELGAFDTDLIDLQTDSNGWIDDGNYFREVEKGQDQFNQTSISGSMGEFAISYAGSYQEKIYLGGTIGLTNINYQKKTRYNERNFADTNSTVQSFDVYENQMTTGSGINLKLGAIYRANDNFRIGLAWHSPTLNDMHDEWEMTMRTQHSLNDSDYAYSYTSPYGIYDYEIVTPMKVIGSAALILDKLLLSADVEFVDYSTMQLNGDAYDYFSNQENIISNHYTDVVNTRLGAELNLSPILIRGGYSYYQNPLVSDEMVGSIDEFRNEKTSYTIGIGKRGKYRYIDLAYVFSEYSEGQSLYSTVFEPAHKTTNTSYSLIFTMGWKF is encoded by the coding sequence ATGACTAAAAACATTCTCAGTATATTTTTGATAAGTGCAGCTTTAACTGTGAACGCACAAACGCATCAAGATGCTTTGTTTTTCTCTGAATCAGATGTTATTGGAACTGCTCGAACTGCAGCAATGGCAAATGCCTTTGGTGCTTTGGGTGCAGATATTTCTGTTTTGAGCACTAACCCAGCAGGTTTAGGCGTCTATCAATCCTATGATTTTGCTTATTCATTAAACCTTTCTGGTCGGGATATGACATCTTATTACAAGGGTAATAAAATTATAAATAGTAGTGGCAACTTTAATTTACCGTCTGTTGGTTTTGTTGCTCCACTTACTGCCAATAAGGATTCAGATTGGAGAAGAACAAATCTTGGCTTTGCTTACAATACTACAAAGGTATTTCGCTCTAATACTATTCAAAGTGCTTACAACTCAAATTCATCTTTAGTAGATGTGTATTTAGCTTCAGCTATGGGTTACATGCTTGATGATTTAGATCCATTTTTTGAGTTAGGTGCTTTTGATACAGACTTAATCGACTTGCAAACGGACTCTAATGGTTGGATTGATGATGGAAACTATTTTAGAGAGGTTGAAAAGGGTCAAGATCAGTTCAATCAAACAAGTATTTCTGGCTCGATGGGTGAGTTTGCTATTAGTTATGCTGGCTCATATCAAGAGAAGATTTATTTGGGAGGTACAATAGGACTTACAAATATTAATTACCAAAAAAAGACAAGATACAACGAGCGTAATTTTGCCGATACTAACTCTACTGTCCAATCTTTTGATGTTTATGAAAATCAAATGACTACTGGAAGTGGTATTAATTTAAAGCTAGGGGCAATATATAGAGCCAATGATAATTTCAGAATAGGATTAGCTTGGCATTCTCCAACACTTAATGATATGCACGATGAGTGGGAAATGACTATGAGGACTCAACACAGTCTAAATGACAGTGATTATGCTTATTCTTATACATCGCCTTATGGGATTTACGATTATGAAATAGTTACACCAATGAAAGTCATAGGTAGTGCAGCATTGATTCTTGATAAGCTTTTATTGAGTGCCGATGTTGAGTTTGTTGATTATTCTACAATGCAGTTAAATGGCGATGCCTATGACTATTTTAGCAATCAAGAAAACATTATTTCAAATCACTATACAGATGTGGTAAATACTAGACTAGGTGCAGAGTTAAATCTTTCGCCTATTTTAATAAGAGGAGGGTATTCATATTATCAAAATCCTCTAGTCAGTGATGAAATGGTAGGCTCTATTGATGAATTTCGAAATGAAAAGACATCTTACACCATTGGTATTGGCAAGCGTGGGAAGTACAGATATATAGATTTAGCCTATGTATTTTCGGAATATTCAGAAGGTCAATCACTATATAGTACTGTATTTGAACCTGCTCATAAAACCACAAACACATCTTACAGTTTGATTTTTACTATGGGTTGGAAGTTTTAG
- a CDS encoding purine-nucleoside phosphorylase, producing the protein MLNRIDSITQFLENKIPFTPKVGIILGTGLGGLVKKIDIEQTIPYDEIPQFPLSTVEGHKGKLILGKLSGTNVIAMQGRFHFYEGYSIQEVTMPVRVMKKLGIEHLIISNASGGVNPDYEVGDLMILNDHINLIPSPLIGPNLDEFGVRFPDMSDTYDKTMIKTALSIGEDNGIRVFEGVYAAVTGPCLETPAEYKYLRIIGSDTVGMSTVPEVIVARHMQIPCFAISVITDLGIEGKIKKVSHEEIQKVAEVAEPKLTLIIEELIKTIS; encoded by the coding sequence ATGTTGAACAGAATCGACTCGATAACACAGTTTCTAGAAAATAAAATTCCTTTTACTCCAAAAGTTGGTATTATTTTAGGTACAGGACTTGGAGGTCTTGTAAAGAAAATAGACATAGAACAGACCATACCTTATGATGAAATTCCACAATTCCCCCTTTCAACGGTAGAAGGACATAAAGGAAAATTAATTTTAGGAAAACTTTCAGGTACTAATGTTATAGCTATGCAAGGGCGTTTTCATTTTTATGAAGGCTATTCCATTCAAGAAGTAACAATGCCAGTTAGGGTAATGAAAAAACTTGGCATAGAACATCTCATTATTTCTAATGCAAGTGGTGGTGTTAATCCAGATTATGAAGTCGGAGATTTAATGATTCTTAATGATCATATTAACTTAATTCCAAGTCCACTCATTGGTCCAAACCTTGATGAATTTGGTGTTCGTTTTCCTGATATGAGCGATACATATGATAAAACAATGATAAAAACAGCTTTATCAATTGGTGAGGATAACGGAATTAGAGTTTTTGAAGGGGTATATGCTGCAGTAACAGGTCCATGTCTTGAAACGCCTGCCGAATATAAATACCTTAGAATTATTGGCTCTGATACCGTAGGTATGTCTACAGTTCCTGAGGTAATTGTTGCAAGGCATATGCAGATTCCTTGCTTTGCAATATCCGTAATTACAGATCTAGGAATCGAAGGTAAAATTAAAAAAGTAAGCCACGAAGAAATTCAAAAAGTAGCAGAGGTAGCTGAGCCAAAATTGACTTTAATTATTGAAGAATTAATCAAAACAATCTCCTAA
- the lpxK gene encoding tetraacyldisaccharide 4'-kinase has product MTLFYGIFVYFRNLFFDLGLFSSREYSVPIISVGNLCTGGSGKSPHVEYIIKLLENRKKVAVLSRGYGRDTTGFKWVESDSFVKDVGDEPLQMLKKFPEVKVAVSESRNVGIQNIIHEECELIVLDDAYQHRWVKPGLNILLTTYDNLFINDHLIPFGNLRESSKRASRADIIVVTKSPFPLLPLDEYRLNEQIAPFFHQKLCYSYIEYLTPKRLFGEGELMIDNKKIVLFTGIASSKKILDYVNSKAELCEHFEYRDHYHYKKRDILKIIDCFKKIESEEKLILTTEKDAARLGIFENYFEGLPIAFLPIEVKFQGKTNFDDLILKYVEQNRLDNTVSRK; this is encoded by the coding sequence ATGACTCTTTTTTATGGAATCTTTGTATACTTCCGAAATTTGTTTTTTGATTTAGGCTTGTTTTCTTCTAGAGAATATTCTGTTCCAATTATTTCAGTTGGTAATTTGTGTACGGGAGGAAGTGGTAAATCACCACATGTTGAATACATAATTAAGTTATTGGAAAACAGAAAAAAAGTTGCCGTATTAAGCAGAGGTTACGGAAGAGATACTACTGGCTTCAAATGGGTGGAAAGTGATTCTTTTGTGAAAGATGTAGGAGATGAGCCATTACAAATGCTTAAAAAATTCCCTGAAGTAAAAGTAGCTGTTTCTGAAAGTAGAAATGTTGGTATTCAAAATATTATTCATGAAGAGTGCGAGTTAATAGTTCTAGATGATGCGTATCAACACCGATGGGTAAAACCAGGGCTAAATATATTACTTACTACTTATGATAACCTATTCATAAATGATCATTTAATTCCATTTGGAAATCTTAGAGAGTCAAGTAAACGTGCAAGTAGGGCGGATATAATTGTAGTTACAAAATCACCTTTTCCACTATTACCTTTAGATGAATACCGTTTGAATGAACAAATAGCACCATTTTTTCATCAAAAATTATGTTACTCATACATTGAGTATTTAACCCCAAAGCGTCTCTTTGGAGAAGGTGAATTAATGATTGACAACAAAAAAATTGTTTTATTCACGGGGATAGCATCATCGAAAAAGATTTTAGATTATGTGAATTCAAAGGCCGAACTGTGTGAACACTTTGAGTATAGAGACCATTATCATTACAAAAAAAGAGACATTTTAAAAATTATTGACTGTTTTAAAAAGATTGAATCAGAAGAAAAGTTAATTTTGACAACAGAAAAAGATGCCGCTAGATTGGGTATTTTTGAAAATTACTTTGAAGGTCTTCCCATTGCTTTTTTACCAATTGAGGTGAAATTTCAAGGAAAGACTAATTTTGATGACTTAATCTTAAAATATGTTGAACAGAATCGACTCGATAACACAGTTTCTAGAAAATAA
- a CDS encoding proline--tRNA ligase: MAKNFTSRAEDYSKWYNELVVKADLAENSGVRGCMVIKPYGFAIWEKMQSELDRMFKETGHSNAYFPLFIPKSYLSKEAEHVEGFAKECAVVTHYRLKNSEDGKSVVVDPDAKLDEELIVRPTSETIIWDTYRKWIQSYRDLPILVNQWANVVRWEMRTRLFLRTAEFLWQEGHTAHATKQEAIEETEQMIEVYARFAEDFMSMPVIKGLKSANERFAGALETYCIESLMQDGKALQAGTSHFLGQNFAKAFEVKFTSKEGKQEYVWATSWGVSTRLMGALVMTHSDDHGLVLPPKLAPFQVVIVPIYKGEEQLSTISEKAKAIKKELEKVGVSVKYDDRDTHKPGWKFSEYEFKGVPLRIAIGPRDLENNTVELARRDTLEKEVVSMDDLTNKVEHLLEKIQETLLLKAQQFRDDNTHHAQDWEHFKELMSKDSGFVYAHWDGTPETEQKIKEETKATIRCIPLNNTKEEGECIYSKNPSSQKVIFAKAY; encoded by the coding sequence ATGGCAAAAAATTTCACTAGTCGAGCTGAGGATTACTCGAAATGGTACAATGAGTTAGTAGTTAAAGCAGATTTGGCTGAAAATTCAGGTGTGAGAGGATGTATGGTTATCAAGCCTTATGGCTTCGCCATTTGGGAAAAAATGCAAAGTGAATTGGATAGAATGTTTAAAGAAACTGGACACTCCAATGCCTATTTCCCTTTATTCATTCCAAAGTCCTATTTAAGTAAAGAAGCCGAACACGTAGAAGGATTTGCTAAGGAATGTGCTGTTGTAACGCATTATAGATTAAAGAATAGTGAAGATGGTAAATCCGTTGTTGTAGACCCAGATGCAAAGCTGGATGAGGAGTTAATCGTTCGACCAACATCAGAAACAATCATTTGGGATACGTATAGAAAGTGGATACAATCTTACAGAGACCTCCCTATTTTGGTAAATCAATGGGCCAATGTAGTTCGTTGGGAAATGAGAACTCGCTTATTCTTAAGAACAGCTGAATTCTTATGGCAAGAAGGGCACACAGCACACGCTACAAAGCAAGAGGCTATTGAAGAAACAGAGCAAATGATTGAAGTCTATGCACGTTTTGCAGAAGACTTTATGTCAATGCCTGTTATTAAAGGCTTAAAAAGTGCTAATGAACGCTTTGCAGGTGCTTTGGAAACCTATTGTATAGAATCACTAATGCAAGATGGTAAAGCTCTACAAGCTGGAACATCACACTTCTTAGGGCAAAATTTTGCTAAAGCCTTCGAGGTAAAGTTTACGAGCAAGGAAGGAAAACAAGAATACGTTTGGGCAACCTCTTGGGGAGTTTCGACTCGATTAATGGGAGCACTTGTTATGACGCATTCTGATGACCATGGTCTGGTACTTCCTCCTAAACTCGCTCCTTTTCAAGTCGTTATTGTACCAATATACAAAGGAGAAGAGCAGTTAAGTACTATAAGCGAAAAAGCTAAAGCTATAAAAAAGGAATTAGAAAAAGTAGGTGTTAGCGTAAAATATGATGATAGAGACACTCACAAGCCAGGCTGGAAATTTTCTGAATATGAATTTAAAGGAGTACCACTACGAATTGCGATTGGACCTAGAGATTTAGAAAACAATACCGTTGAATTGGCAAGAAGAGATACTCTTGAAAAAGAGGTCGTTAGCATGGATGATTTAACTAACAAGGTAGAACATTTATTAGAAAAAATTCAAGAAACATTACTGTTGAAAGCTCAACAGTTTAGAGATGATAATACACATCATGCTCAAGATTGGGAACATTTTAAAGAATTGATGTCGAAAGATTCAGGCTTTGTATATGCCCATTGGGATGGTACTCCAGAAACCGAACAAAAAATTAAAGAGGAAACCAAAGCAACCATTCGTTGTATTCCATTAAATAATACTAAAGAGGAAGGAGAATGTATATATAGTAAAAACCCATCCTCTCAAAAGGTAATTTTTGCTAAAGCTTACTAA
- a CDS encoding choice-of-anchor B family protein encodes MKLLLRIFFVLIPCFSFSQLSENVELLFHWDVDSLVGSEIFDNTYNEVWGVVVDSREYAIIGSTAGTHIFDVTSTETISEVAFVAGKVQGPEIIHRDYHDFHNFLYAVSDEGASSLQIIDLSTLPDSVTLVYDSSDLFERSHNIFIDTATAKLYTTNGDIYTLDDPLDPKFLYNTSLLSCHDIYVLNDTAYINGGNSGFIIVDFSQTTIDNQEHEVLASLPTYPDQGYNHSGWLTPDGKYYAMADETWGMRMKILDITDFSNIEVIALFGSEVDENSIPHNQIINGNYLYTAYYHDGLYVHDISNPSNPILIGYYDTFLPDHHDSYMGAWGVYPFLPSGKILISDMQTGLYIFDINYDNPLNTFEFNDSVFSVFPNPCTDMLRIQSNNTMDANLEVIDYTGKILISERFSSNEFILNTSELPNGIYLLKISNKNKYSTYKIQVQ; translated from the coding sequence ATGAAATTACTTTTAAGAATATTTTTTGTGTTAATACCTTGTTTTTCTTTTTCACAGCTTTCTGAAAATGTTGAACTCCTATTTCATTGGGACGTGGATTCTTTAGTAGGCTCTGAAATTTTTGATAATACTTACAATGAAGTATGGGGTGTAGTAGTAGACAGTAGAGAGTATGCTATAATAGGTTCTACAGCTGGGACGCACATTTTTGATGTAACATCCACTGAAACTATTTCAGAAGTTGCTTTTGTAGCTGGTAAAGTTCAAGGACCTGAAATTATACACAGAGATTATCACGATTTTCATAACTTTCTTTATGCTGTTTCGGACGAAGGGGCAAGTTCTCTGCAGATTATCGATTTAAGCACTTTGCCAGATTCAGTTACATTAGTTTATGACTCTTCAGATTTATTTGAAAGGTCTCATAATATTTTCATTGATACTGCTACTGCAAAACTTTATACTACTAATGGAGATATTTATACCCTTGATGACCCTTTAGACCCTAAATTTTTGTACAATACCTCACTTTTAAGTTGTCATGATATCTATGTGCTAAACGATACGGCATACATTAATGGAGGAAATAGCGGATTTATAATAGTCGATTTTTCACAAACTACAATTGATAATCAAGAACATGAAGTGCTAGCAAGTTTACCAACATATCCTGATCAAGGTTATAACCATTCTGGATGGTTAACCCCTGATGGTAAGTATTACGCTATGGCAGATGAAACATGGGGAATGAGAATGAAAATATTAGATATTACTGATTTCTCGAACATTGAAGTCATAGCATTATTTGGTTCTGAAGTTGATGAAAACTCCATTCCACATAATCAGATAATCAATGGTAATTATCTGTATACAGCTTACTATCATGACGGCTTGTATGTGCATGATATTTCAAATCCTTCTAATCCAATATTGATTGGGTATTACGATACATTCTTGCCTGACCATCACGATAGCTATATGGGTGCCTGGGGAGTATATCCATTTTTGCCTTCAGGAAAAATTTTAATTTCTGATATGCAAACGGGCTTATATATTTTTGATATAAATTACGATAACCCACTTAATACTTTTGAATTTAATGATTCAGTGTTCTCCGTTTTTCCAAACCCATGTACTGATATGCTTAGAATTCAGTCTAATAATACTATGGATGCAAATCTTGAAGTAATAGATTACACTGGTAAAATTCTTATTTCAGAACGTTTTTCGTCAAATGAATTCATATTGAACACTAGTGAATTACCAAATGGAATTTACCTTTTAAAGATTTCTAACAAAAATAAATACTCCACTTATAAAATACAAGTCCAATAA
- a CDS encoding Nif3-like dinuclear metal center hexameric protein, which translates to MKIYEIINHLESIAPLSIQENYDNSGLIVGDKSKNVNTALISLDCTEKVVEEAINKNCELIIAHHPIVFEGLKKITGSNYIERTLLKAIKNNIAIYAIHTNLDNIKDGVNGAIANKLGLVNTKILRTKSSFIKKLSVYCPTESEQRLKEKLWESGAGNIGNYSQCSFRSEGTGTFKGNDDSNPSIGTKNALHKENEVKIEMILPSYLEHKILSAMFENHPYEEVSYEIFTLENKNQNIGSGIYGSLPKSMKSEAFLKFIKKVMNTDCIRHTEVCKENIQTIAICGGSGSFLLEDAKRISADIFISSDFKYHQFFDADNEIIIADIGHYESEQFTKELISDILKKKFTKFATRLSSVNTNPINYLK; encoded by the coding sequence ATGAAAATATATGAGATTATCAATCATCTGGAATCAATTGCACCGCTCAGTATACAAGAAAATTACGATAATTCTGGCTTGATTGTTGGAGATAAAAGTAAGAATGTAAATACAGCTTTGATAAGTTTAGATTGTACCGAAAAAGTTGTTGAAGAAGCCATAAATAAAAATTGCGAACTTATAATTGCTCATCACCCTATTGTTTTTGAAGGCTTAAAAAAAATAACTGGCTCGAATTATATCGAACGTACTTTACTAAAAGCCATAAAAAACAATATTGCTATTTATGCTATCCACACCAATTTAGACAACATTAAGGACGGGGTTAATGGAGCTATAGCTAATAAATTAGGATTAGTTAACACAAAAATACTTAGGACTAAATCATCCTTCATAAAAAAACTTTCTGTCTATTGCCCAACAGAATCAGAACAAAGACTAAAGGAAAAATTGTGGGAATCTGGAGCTGGAAATATTGGAAATTATAGCCAATGTAGTTTCAGAAGTGAAGGGACTGGAACGTTTAAAGGAAATGATGACAGTAATCCATCAATTGGCACTAAAAATGCTCTGCACAAAGAGAACGAAGTTAAAATTGAAATGATTCTGCCTTCATATTTGGAACATAAAATCCTTTCAGCAATGTTCGAAAATCATCCTTATGAAGAAGTGTCATATGAAATTTTCACTCTAGAAAATAAAAATCAAAACATTGGTTCAGGCATATATGGTTCTCTACCAAAATCTATGAAAAGTGAAGCATTTTTGAAGTTTATAAAAAAAGTAATGAATACCGATTGCATCAGACACACTGAAGTGTGCAAAGAAAACATTCAAACAATAGCAATTTGTGGTGGTTCTGGCTCATTTTTACTAGAGGATGCAAAAAGAATTAGCGCAGATATTTTCATCAGTTCAGATTTTAAATATCATCAATTTTTTGATGCCGATAATGAAATAATTATAGCCGATATTGGACATTATGAAAGTGAACAATTCACCAAAGAGCTTATTAGTGATATTCTTAAGAAAAAATTTACTAAGTTTGCCACCCGTTTATCAAGTGTAAATACGAACCCTATCAATTATTTGAAATAA